In one window of Tachypleus tridentatus isolate NWPU-2018 chromosome 2, ASM421037v1, whole genome shotgun sequence DNA:
- the LOC143239744 gene encoding uncharacterized protein LOC143239744, which yields MALLTLGFVTFLTCSMSGFVATRLGEHRELELQNYVYNEETSSTFLRPEDPSHTTTEMINGGNTTWTEAGSTTWTEAGNTTWTEAGNTTWTEAGSTTWTEAGNTTWTEAGSTTWTEAGNTTWTEAGSTTWTEAGNTTWTEAGNTTWTEAGSTTWTEAGNTTWTEAGNTTWTEAGSTTWTEAGNTTWTEAGNTTWTEAGSTTWTEAGNTTWTEAGNTTWTEAGNTTITLSPGTGNTTEPGTTVHTTHKTPHSGSKKLSKGAIAGIVISVVLSCSFIVGLVIWLVLRHKRMQMEKSTKFAKLDNNS from the exons ATGGCTTTACTAACGCTTGGTTTTGTAACCTTTTTAACATGTTCAATGTCTGGTTTCGTCGCAACCC GCCTGGGTGAGCACCGAGAACTGGAACTGCAAAACTATGTGTATAACGAAGAAACAAGTTCCACATTTCTAAGACCGGAAGATCCATCACATACTACAACTGAAATGATAAATGGTGGAAATACGACTTGGACAGAAGCTGGAAGTACGACGTGGACAGAGGCTGGAAATACGACGTGGACAGAAGCTGGAAATACGACTTGGACAGAAGCTGGAAGTACGACGTGGACAGAAGCTGGAAATACGACGTGGACAGAAGCTGGAAGTACGACGTGGACAGAGGCTGGAAATACGACTTGGACAGAAGCTGGAAGTACGACGTGGACAGAGGCTGGAAATACGACGTGGACAGAAGCTGGAAATACGACTTGGACAGAAGCTGGAAGTACGACGTGGACAGAAGCTGGAAATACGACGTGGACAGAAGCTGGAAATACGACTTGGACAGAAGCTGGAAGTACGACGTGGACAGAGGCTGGAAATACGACGTGGACAGAAGCTGGAAATACGACTTGGACAGAAGCTGGAAGTACGACGTGGACAGAGGCTGGAAATACGACGTGGACAGAAGCTGGAAATACGACTTGGACAGAAGCTGGAAACACCACTATTACGCTTTCACCAGGAACAGGAAATACAACAGAACCAGGAACAACAGTGCACACTACACACAAGACTCCTCATTCAGGGTCAAAGAAACTGAGCAAGGGAGCTATTGCTGGAATAGTAATTAGTGTGGTTTTAAGCTGTAGCTTTATTGTTGGATTAGTGATCTGGTTAGTCTTAAGACACAAACGTATGCAAATGGAAAAAAGCACGAAATTTGCAAAACTAGACAATAATAGTTAA